Proteins encoded in a region of the Cytobacillus pseudoceanisediminis genome:
- a CDS encoding STAS domain-containing protein, giving the protein METKSSKYEINVNGSLFDWDLDDATFRFENDDVVVFWINTAFKTLLDSIEEISGEESAKLVLETAGYRTGKIVSKFYLESNKEKEDIINHLPNIYLTAGWGKTDIVSFCLEEKKAIVRVNSGWEYKINIAQKKKTEGTFLPGHWAGVLSGLFETNIWYKVRQSQVQGDQYSEYEFFESEITPSQNISAMIKERTQSSQKELEKEIAEQTRVLSEIIKEISSPIIPVIDSILVIPLVGRYEELRAEELLNRTLLNLPRYKAEYLILDLTALKGVDQYTLDFLKKFVRAASLLGSNCIFVGISPELSLQIIESGNKETQIPCFSILQQGITHALDQLGLEISTKR; this is encoded by the coding sequence ATGGAGACTAAATCTTCCAAATATGAAATAAATGTAAATGGATCTTTATTCGATTGGGATTTGGATGATGCAACGTTTAGATTTGAGAACGACGATGTGGTAGTATTTTGGATAAACACAGCTTTCAAGACACTGCTGGACTCCATTGAAGAAATCTCTGGTGAAGAGTCGGCCAAGCTTGTGCTGGAAACAGCAGGGTACCGTACAGGGAAAATTGTCAGCAAATTTTATTTGGAATCGAATAAAGAAAAAGAAGACATTATCAATCATCTGCCCAATATTTATCTAACTGCTGGTTGGGGAAAAACAGACATTGTTTCCTTCTGTCTCGAAGAAAAGAAAGCCATTGTACGTGTTAACAGCGGCTGGGAATATAAGATTAATATTGCTCAAAAGAAAAAAACAGAAGGCACTTTTTTGCCTGGACATTGGGCAGGGGTGTTAAGCGGCCTGTTTGAAACAAATATATGGTATAAAGTGAGGCAAAGCCAGGTCCAGGGGGACCAGTATTCCGAATACGAATTTTTCGAATCCGAAATTACACCTTCCCAGAATATTAGCGCAATGATAAAAGAGCGGACACAGAGCTCCCAGAAAGAGCTGGAAAAGGAAATTGCTGAGCAGACCAGAGTATTGTCTGAAATCATTAAAGAGATTTCTTCTCCTATTATACCTGTGATCGATTCCATTTTAGTCATCCCTTTGGTTGGAAGATATGAAGAGCTGCGGGCAGAGGAATTGCTGAACAGAACATTACTGAATCTTCCCCGATATAAAGCTGAGTATCTAATACTGGACTTAACTGCATTAAAAGGGGTAGATCAATATACTCTGGATTTCCTGAAGAAATTTGTCCGAGCCGCTTCCCTATTGGGCAGCAACTGCATATTTGTCGGGATTTCACCAGAACTTAGCCTCCAAATAATAGAGAGCGGAAATAAAGAAACACAAATTCCTTGTTTTTCTATTCTGCAGCAGGGTATCACCCACGCACTGGATCAATTGGGATTGGAGATTTCTACTAAAAGATAA
- a CDS encoding flavodoxin family protein encodes MTINALVLNCTLKKSSEPSNTDALIDEVIKFFDETEVETEVITAADFKIGYGITSEAVDQEDEWPDIFKKVEEADILILGSPIWLGEQSSITTKVIERLYGGSSLTNEKGQYIYYNKVGGVVVTGNEDGAKHVSRSVLYSLSHMGFTIPPNVDTYWVGEAGPGPSFIEAKGYENDFTRQHAKIMAYNLIHFARMLKAHPIPAEGNIVKV; translated from the coding sequence ATGACAATTAATGCTTTAGTATTAAACTGTACGCTAAAAAAGAGCAGTGAACCCTCCAATACCGATGCACTTATAGATGAGGTTATTAAATTTTTTGATGAAACGGAAGTGGAAACAGAGGTCATTACAGCTGCAGACTTTAAGATTGGATATGGCATTACTTCTGAAGCTGTGGATCAGGAGGATGAATGGCCGGATATTTTTAAGAAGGTTGAAGAGGCAGATATCCTTATCCTTGGTTCTCCCATCTGGCTTGGCGAGCAAAGCAGCATCACCACTAAAGTGATCGAAAGATTATATGGAGGGAGCAGTCTGACCAATGAAAAAGGGCAGTATATTTATTACAATAAGGTTGGCGGCGTAGTGGTGACCGGCAATGAAGATGGAGCCAAACATGTTTCGCGTTCTGTGCTATATTCACTCTCCCATATGGGATTCACCATACCGCCAAATGTTGACACCTATTGGGTTGGAGAGGCTGGTCCCGGCCCATCCTTCATTGAAGCAAAGGGCTATGAAAATGACTTCACAAGACAGCATGCCAAAATAATGGCCTATAATTTAATCCATTTTGCTAGAATGTTGAAAGCTCATCCGATACCTGCAGAAGGAAATATCGTTAAAGTCTAG
- a CDS encoding VOC family protein: MIYEMTIQFRVLDMKKGLWWYETLLNKQPDFIPHEGFAEWELITGCWLQIAEGTPSIGSGPIRLGVPDLEQERERLITELKITPFDIHSRKEVPVKWATFSDPWGNRIGYFEYIDKHERETQIKKVIKNERGR; encoded by the coding sequence ATGATCTATGAAATGACGATTCAATTCAGGGTGCTGGACATGAAAAAGGGACTGTGGTGGTACGAAACTTTACTTAATAAACAACCTGATTTCATTCCGCATGAAGGTTTTGCAGAGTGGGAACTCATCACAGGGTGCTGGCTTCAGATAGCTGAGGGAACTCCCAGTATAGGAAGCGGTCCAATTAGGCTGGGTGTGCCTGATCTTGAACAGGAACGTGAAAGGCTGATCACAGAATTAAAAATAACACCATTTGATATCCATTCGAGGAAAGAAGTCCCTGTTAAGTGGGCAACATTCTCGGATCCCTGGGGAAATAGAATTGGATATTTTGAATATATCGATAAGCATGAACGGGAAACTCAAATAAAAAAGGTAATCAAAAATGAACGGGGGAGATGA
- a CDS encoding alpha/beta fold hydrolase — protein sequence MEHHFIEREEGFTLHYLEWIPAFENDSLPVICIHGNLSNGRMFRWIGEKLSQGKWGKPRRVISIDLRGCGDSGLPKTGFTIRHLASDIEAVLQHAGIEKAHFISFSRGVPNTVQFAVDYPGKIKGFVVGDFPAKSFVMKKEWVENIIARNKVHQTWEEHYQAISPNQEISPEEFAERKEEFYVKKEDGIHARVHKDLPMKLQMDSEDLDLTYGLDQIEGPVLLLRGEEKGTLIKEEEVQEFRRYHPSLKEELIAGAGHSVFDPKEQTESIFKDYFESLDIKRRT from the coding sequence ATGGAGCATCATTTTATAGAAAGAGAGGAAGGCTTTACCCTTCATTATCTGGAATGGATACCTGCATTCGAGAATGACAGCCTTCCTGTAATATGCATTCATGGGAACCTTTCAAATGGAAGAATGTTCAGGTGGATTGGGGAAAAACTATCTCAAGGAAAATGGGGAAAACCAAGACGGGTCATTTCAATTGATTTAAGAGGGTGCGGGGACAGCGGCCTTCCGAAGACCGGCTTTACAATCCGGCATCTGGCCAGTGATATTGAGGCGGTTCTCCAGCACGCCGGAATTGAGAAAGCACACTTTATTTCATTTTCCAGGGGAGTCCCGAATACTGTGCAGTTTGCAGTAGATTATCCGGGCAAAATAAAGGGCTTTGTGGTAGGGGACTTTCCTGCAAAAAGCTTTGTTATGAAAAAGGAATGGGTTGAAAACATAATCGCCAGAAATAAAGTTCATCAGACATGGGAGGAGCATTATCAGGCTATCTCCCCTAATCAGGAAATCAGCCCGGAAGAATTTGCAGAAAGAAAGGAAGAATTCTATGTGAAAAAAGAAGATGGAATTCACGCAAGGGTTCATAAAGATCTCCCCATGAAACTTCAGATGGATTCAGAGGATTTGGACTTAACCTATGGGCTGGATCAAATTGAAGGGCCGGTCCTTTTATTGCGCGGAGAGGAAAAAGGCACTCTGATAAAGGAAGAAGAGGTGCAGGAATTTAGAAGATATCACCCTTCATTAAAAGAAGAATTGATTGCAGGGGCAGGACATTCCGTTTTTGATCCGAAAGAACAAACAGAAAGTATTTTCAAAGATTATTTTGAAAGCCTTGACATAAAAAGGAGGACATAA
- a CDS encoding GNAT family N-acetyltransferase: MKIRSIGHSEPPPMNLLLLADPSIEFIEDYLNRGETYIAELNGAAVGVYILLATRPGTCEIVNIAVSEKYQGEGIGKKLLQHAIELAFQGGNKTLEIGTGNSSIGQLALYQKCGFRITGVDRDFFVRHYKEDIHENGILCRDMIRLSMDLQRQSPK; encoded by the coding sequence ATGAAGATTCGAAGTATTGGCCATTCAGAGCCCCCTCCTATGAACCTGCTATTATTGGCAGATCCTTCAATTGAATTTATTGAGGATTATCTAAATCGAGGGGAAACATATATTGCTGAACTTAACGGAGCAGCAGTCGGCGTTTATATCCTTCTTGCCACAAGGCCAGGAACCTGTGAGATTGTTAATATTGCCGTTAGTGAAAAATATCAGGGAGAGGGCATCGGCAAAAAACTTCTTCAGCATGCAATAGAGCTTGCTTTTCAAGGTGGAAATAAAACCCTTGAAATTGGTACGGGGAATTCCAGTATCGGGCAGCTGGCTCTTTACCAAAAATGCGGTTTTAGAATCACTGGGGTCGATAGAGATTTTTTTGTGCGGCATTACAAAGAAGATATCCATGAAAATGGAATTCTTTGCCGGGATATGATCAGGCTGTCTATGGATTTACAAAGACAGAGCCCAAAATGA
- a CDS encoding NAD(P)H-dependent oxidoreductase codes for MREKETLKEDILNAYQFRHATKEFDPNKEIPEEDFRFILETGRLSPSSFGFEPWRFVVVQNQELREKIKNASWGAFGKLPEASHFVLVLARTKKDTKYDSQYLQDHFRNTLGMPEEMMEKYLQRIEEFQKSDFDLLEGDRPLFDWACKQSYIALGNMMTAAAQIGIDSCPIEGFDIEKMNKLLNEEGLLEEGSFGLSVMCAFGYRVKDPRPKTRRPFDDIIKWID; via the coding sequence TTGCGTGAAAAGGAAACTTTAAAGGAAGACATTCTGAATGCCTATCAATTCAGGCATGCGACAAAGGAATTTGATCCAAATAAAGAAATTCCCGAAGAAGATTTTCGATTTATATTGGAGACAGGCCGTCTGTCACCAAGTTCATTTGGCTTTGAACCATGGCGTTTTGTGGTTGTTCAGAATCAGGAGCTCCGTGAGAAAATTAAGAATGCCTCCTGGGGAGCATTCGGTAAACTGCCTGAAGCAAGTCACTTTGTTTTAGTCCTGGCAAGAACGAAAAAAGATACTAAATATGATTCCCAGTATCTGCAGGATCATTTTAGAAATACTCTGGGGATGCCCGAAGAAATGATGGAAAAATATTTGCAGCGGATAGAGGAATTCCAGAAGTCTGATTTTGATCTTCTGGAAGGAGACCGCCCTCTCTTTGATTGGGCCTGTAAGCAAAGCTACATCGCACTGGGGAATATGATGACCGCTGCTGCACAAATTGGCATAGACTCCTGCCCAATTGAAGGTTTCGATATTGAAAAAATGAATAAGCTGCTGAATGAGGAAGGTTTGCTTGAAGAAGGAAGCTTCGGGCTGTCGGTAATGTGTGCATTTGGGTACAGAGTGAAAGACCCAAGGCCGAAAACACGCAGACCATTCGATGATATTATAAAGTGGATTGATTAG
- a CDS encoding GNAT family N-acetyltransferase produces MNLVMKSDLAERLDQAETDVLHSRLTAIKNRDENPMGVEIKRIGQTTAFFARNIPGPSFNLVKGFKEADTEVLDQIVDFYQGKGIPIRLEITPSNGSSDLLKLLHQKGFYQCDFHTTLFAEPSDLVDLPIHAGIDIRRIQRKEFDLFGEVYTKGFGMPGFLSQGIAENNEVLYGNENWAFYLAFVNNEPAGIGVIFMEEGVANLAAAAVLPSFRNMGVHSALIQARICQAITNNAELLTGQARFGSVSQNNMEKAGLKIGYTKAIWIRE; encoded by the coding sequence ATGAATCTAGTGATGAAAAGTGACTTAGCTGAGAGGCTGGACCAGGCAGAGACAGATGTGCTGCACTCCAGATTGACAGCTATTAAAAATCGGGATGAAAACCCAATGGGCGTTGAGATTAAAAGAATTGGCCAGACAACCGCTTTTTTTGCCAGGAATATTCCGGGTCCATCATTCAATCTCGTTAAAGGATTTAAGGAAGCCGATACAGAAGTTCTGGATCAAATAGTTGATTTCTACCAGGGAAAAGGAATCCCAATTCGATTGGAGATCACACCATCAAACGGATCATCAGATTTACTGAAGCTGCTTCATCAAAAAGGATTTTATCAATGTGATTTCCATACCACTTTGTTTGCGGAGCCTTCAGATCTTGTGGATCTTCCCATTCATGCTGGCATTGATATACGCAGGATACAAAGAAAGGAATTTGATCTTTTCGGCGAGGTATATACAAAGGGATTTGGCATGCCTGGTTTCCTTAGCCAGGGGATAGCTGAAAATAATGAGGTGCTTTATGGCAATGAAAACTGGGCCTTTTACCTAGCATTTGTAAACAACGAACCAGCTGGAATAGGTGTCATTTTTATGGAAGAAGGGGTGGCAAATCTTGCGGCCGCGGCTGTTTTGCCTTCTTTCAGAAACATGGGAGTCCACAGCGCGCTTATTCAAGCCCGAATCTGCCAAGCGATTACAAATAATGCCGAGCTGCTGACTGGTCAGGCAAGGTTTGGTTCGGTAAGCCAGAATAATATGGAAAAAGCAGGTTTGAAAATTGGATATACAAAAGCAATTTGGATAAGGGAATAA
- a CDS encoding GNAT family N-acetyltransferase, with translation MKHKIHIRKTAIEDIPKLARLMGDLGYPVSQEQMETRLNNIGSHPDYCTLVACLKDKVIGMAGFHTGLLYNTDGIHIRVIALVTDSNYRGIGAGKKLMLAVEDFAEQLGAAGIVLNSGNRTEREDAHHFYLSLGYQANSTGFVKTLN, from the coding sequence ATGAAGCATAAGATACATATCAGGAAAACGGCTATTGAGGATATTCCCAAGCTTGCCCGTTTAATGGGAGACTTGGGTTATCCTGTATCGCAAGAGCAAATGGAAACAAGACTTAATAACATCGGCTCACATCCTGATTACTGCACATTAGTGGCATGTCTAAAAGATAAGGTTATTGGCATGGCTGGATTCCATACAGGTCTTTTATACAATACTGACGGCATTCATATCCGTGTTATTGCTTTAGTTACTGATAGTAATTACAGAGGGATTGGTGCAGGCAAGAAACTGATGCTGGCTGTGGAAGATTTTGCAGAACAATTGGGGGCTGCCGGAATCGTACTAAATAGCGGAAACAGGACTGAGCGTGAAGACGCTCATCATTTTTATTTAAGTTTAGGGTATCAGGCAAACAGTACCGGGTTTGTGAAAACTCTCAACTAG
- the corA gene encoding magnesium/cobalt transporter CorA, giving the protein MIRIQAVNKKDELQKDITFERLKAEWESYKWFWVDFDQPNEEETAELDKTFHFHPLAIEDCVVKLQRPKMDYYEDYSFFVTHSLNHINEDKQEINFFIGSNYIVSYHHELSKEMNDVWERLSQSKKINKWDPYLVMYHIIDKIVDNYFPIVYHLEDRLSLIEDNPNDETMEELLEKLFDIRHHLLQIRYTVIPMRDLIYRVINSHRLKGVKERYEYFADIHDHLLKLTEMIDENRELTTDIRDSYLSINSHQTNRVMRVLTVITTIFMPLTFIAGIYGMNFENMPELTWKYGYFETLFLMFIIALGMFWWFKKKGWFR; this is encoded by the coding sequence ATGATTAGAATACAAGCTGTAAATAAGAAAGATGAACTGCAGAAAGATATTACATTTGAGAGGCTGAAAGCAGAGTGGGAAAGTTATAAGTGGTTTTGGGTTGATTTTGATCAGCCAAACGAGGAGGAAACAGCTGAACTCGACAAGACTTTTCATTTTCATCCCCTGGCAATAGAGGATTGTGTTGTTAAACTCCAGCGTCCTAAAATGGATTATTATGAAGACTACAGCTTTTTTGTCACCCATAGCTTAAATCATATTAACGAAGATAAGCAGGAAATCAACTTTTTCATCGGTTCAAATTACATAGTATCGTACCACCATGAGCTCTCCAAAGAAATGAATGATGTTTGGGAAAGGCTGAGCCAGAGTAAGAAAATCAATAAATGGGACCCCTATTTGGTCATGTATCATATCATTGATAAAATAGTGGATAATTACTTTCCCATCGTTTATCACCTGGAAGATCGTTTGAGTCTCATTGAAGATAATCCAAATGATGAAACAATGGAAGAATTATTGGAGAAATTATTTGATATCCGTCATCATTTATTGCAGATAAGATATACAGTCATTCCGATGCGGGATTTAATATACCGTGTCATTAATTCTCACAGGCTTAAAGGCGTAAAGGAAAGATACGAATACTTTGCTGATATTCATGACCATTTGTTGAAATTGACTGAAATGATTGATGAAAACAGGGAATTGACGACCGATATCCGTGACAGTTATTTATCGATCAACTCCCATCAGACAAACCGGGTGATGAGAGTCCTTACCGTGATAACCACCATATTCATGCCATTAACCTTCATAGCGGGCATTTACGGAATGAATTTTGAAAACATGCCGGAATTAACATGGAAATATGGTTACTTTGAAACGCTGTTTTTAATGTTTATTATTGCCTTAGGCATGTTTTGGTGGTTTAAGAAGAAGGGCTGGTTTCGATAA
- a CDS encoding GNAT family N-acetyltransferase: MDIFEVKSIEGYKKELSKLLIEVVNEGASIGFLPPLDQAKAEEYWEDLLKNNDVVLFLAVMDGKAAGTIQLHLCQKENGSHRAEIAKLMTDPSIRRKGLGRLLLKAAEDKAKQEGRSLLVLDTREGDVSNILYQSAGYLKAGIIPGFAQSEQGNLEATVIYYKNLNVTYDTKTSS; encoded by the coding sequence ATGGATATTTTCGAGGTTAAATCCATTGAAGGATATAAAAAAGAGCTGTCCAAACTATTAATTGAGGTGGTAAATGAGGGAGCGTCAATAGGGTTTCTGCCTCCGCTTGATCAAGCTAAGGCAGAGGAATATTGGGAGGATTTATTAAAAAACAATGATGTGGTTTTGTTTTTAGCTGTAATGGATGGAAAAGCTGCCGGAACAATCCAGCTCCATTTATGCCAGAAAGAAAATGGAAGCCATCGTGCGGAGATTGCAAAATTAATGACTGACCCCTCCATCCGCAGAAAGGGTTTGGGACGATTGCTATTAAAAGCGGCAGAAGATAAAGCGAAACAGGAGGGCCGAAGCCTGCTTGTACTTGATACAAGAGAAGGTGATGTTTCCAATATCCTTTATCAATCAGCAGGATATCTTAAAGCAGGCATCATACCAGGCTTCGCACAGTCTGAACAAGGCAATCTGGAGGCGACAGTGATTTATTATAAAAATCTAAACGTGACTTATGACACAAAAACTTCAAGTTAA
- the modB gene encoding molybdate ABC transporter permease subunit, giving the protein MIQSEYFWSPVKLSLEIASISLLAVLVIGVLAAKLMANRTFKGQAIIDTLLLLPLVLPPSVVGFLLIVVFGKQSFVGRGIESLFNGPVIFTWWAAVIAAAVVAFPLMYQSARAGFESIDNEIEDASRVDGASDLKVFLYVTMPLASKAIMTGAILSFARAIGEFGATLMFAGNIPGKTQTLPTAIYVAMDSGDMELAWMWVSIILLISTSMLVFMNFIKKRF; this is encoded by the coding sequence ATGATTCAATCCGAATACTTTTGGTCACCGGTTAAACTCTCACTGGAAATTGCCTCTATATCGCTTCTCGCTGTTTTAGTGATAGGGGTTTTAGCTGCAAAACTGATGGCAAATCGGACGTTTAAAGGCCAGGCAATTATAGATACTTTGCTGCTTTTGCCATTGGTCCTTCCACCTTCCGTTGTAGGATTTCTGCTTATTGTGGTTTTTGGAAAGCAATCTTTCGTCGGACGAGGGATTGAATCGCTGTTTAACGGGCCAGTCATTTTTACGTGGTGGGCTGCTGTCATTGCCGCGGCCGTTGTAGCATTTCCACTGATGTATCAATCTGCCAGGGCTGGTTTTGAATCCATTGACAATGAGATTGAAGACGCCTCAAGAGTCGATGGTGCATCAGATTTAAAGGTTTTTCTGTATGTAACGATGCCGCTGGCTTCTAAAGCCATCATGACAGGAGCAATATTAAGCTTTGCCAGGGCAATAGGGGAATTCGGCGCCACATTAATGTTTGCAGGCAATATTCCCGGAAAGACACAAACACTTCCCACCGCGATCTACGTTGCTATGGATTCAGGGGATATGGAACTGGCTTGGATGTGGGTTTCAATTATATTACTTATTTCAACTTCCATGCTTGTGTTCATGAATTTTATTAAGAAACGTTTCTAG
- a CDS encoding iron-containing alcohol dehydrogenase produces the protein MYKTYCRMVQKTFKLASPFLPWRKPELLEGPNSLDKLPDVIKKNEISRILIVTDSGISGLGLMDGLLSNLQKKNIEFYIYDKTIPNPTNTNIEEALEVYKKNDCQGIIAFGGGSPMDCAKGVGARVMRPEKSISQMKGQFKVRKELPPIFAVPTTAGTGSEATVAAVITDSSSHEKYAIIDLNLIPHYAVLDPLITLKMPPHITAATGMDALTHAIEAYIGRSNTAETRKFSINAVRLIYDNLYETYQNGENLTARANMQKAAYLAGLAFTRAYVGNVHAIAHTLGGFYSVPHGLANAVILPYVLEHYGEAVWDPLAELAVAAGIGNASDSAEENAKNFILSIKSLNSRMGIPPKVSGIQDRDIPIMAERALKEANPLYPVPKIFSRDDMFRLYQLIKD, from the coding sequence ATGTATAAAACATACTGCCGAATGGTTCAAAAAACCTTCAAGCTGGCATCGCCTTTTCTGCCATGGCGGAAACCGGAATTATTAGAAGGTCCCAATAGCCTGGACAAGCTTCCTGATGTTATTAAGAAGAATGAGATCAGCAGAATTCTGATTGTAACTGACAGCGGCATCAGTGGTCTTGGCCTAATGGATGGTTTGCTTTCAAATTTACAGAAAAAGAACATTGAGTTTTATATATATGATAAAACCATTCCAAATCCTACAAATACGAATATAGAAGAAGCACTTGAGGTATATAAAAAGAATGACTGCCAGGGGATTATTGCTTTTGGCGGGGGTTCTCCGATGGATTGTGCCAAAGGAGTTGGTGCAAGAGTTATGAGGCCAGAGAAAAGCATTTCACAAATGAAAGGCCAATTTAAGGTTAGAAAAGAGCTCCCTCCCATTTTTGCAGTCCCGACCACGGCAGGTACTGGAAGTGAAGCCACCGTTGCAGCGGTCATTACTGACAGCAGCTCACACGAGAAATATGCGATTATTGATTTGAACTTAATCCCGCATTATGCAGTTCTTGACCCGTTGATTACATTAAAAATGCCTCCTCATATAACAGCTGCAACCGGTATGGATGCACTAACCCATGCCATCGAAGCCTACATTGGCAGAAGCAATACAGCAGAGACTAGAAAATTCAGCATAAATGCAGTCCGCCTAATTTATGATAATCTTTATGAAACATACCAGAATGGCGAAAACCTGACGGCAAGAGCCAATATGCAGAAAGCTGCGTATCTTGCAGGATTGGCTTTCACCAGGGCCTATGTTGGCAATGTTCATGCTATTGCCCATACACTCGGAGGTTTTTATTCGGTCCCTCACGGTTTGGCAAATGCCGTCATCCTTCCATATGTCCTGGAGCATTATGGAGAGGCAGTATGGGACCCTTTGGCCGAGCTGGCAGTGGCCGCAGGTATCGGCAATGCGTCAGATTCGGCTGAAGAAAATGCTAAAAATTTTATTCTTAGCATAAAATCCCTAAACAGCAGAATGGGGATCCCGCCAAAAGTAAGCGGAATTCAAGACAGGGACATTCCAATCATGGCTGAACGTGCCTTAAAGGAAGCCAATCCCCTGTATCCTGTTCCGAAAATCTTCAGCAGAGATGATATGTTTAGACTGTACCAGCTGATAAAAGATTAA
- a CDS encoding MarR family winged helix-turn-helix transcriptional regulator: MKRPCPNPAFLILMQTSKSIHECIKDSITNYSLSMTEFSVLEALYHNDMQTIHEIGKRILITSGSMTYVIDKLVEKGYAKRIACPNDRRAIHIGLTDKGNKLLEEIMPKHQQKVNTFFEELNSDELDDLINLLEKVKKRTEI; encoded by the coding sequence ATGAAAAGGCCTTGCCCTAACCCGGCATTCCTGATTCTCATGCAGACATCCAAATCCATTCATGAATGCATAAAGGACAGTATCACCAATTATAGCCTTAGCATGACCGAGTTTTCAGTGCTGGAAGCTCTATACCACAATGATATGCAGACGATACACGAAATTGGAAAGAGGATATTAATTACGAGCGGCTCGATGACTTATGTAATTGATAAGCTTGTGGAAAAGGGATATGCCAAAAGAATCGCATGTCCGAATGACCGCCGGGCGATTCATATTGGTTTAACTGACAAAGGAAATAAGTTATTGGAAGAGATTATGCCGAAACACCAGCAAAAGGTGAATACTTTTTTTGAAGAACTGAATTCAGATGAGCTGGATGATTTAATAAATTTACTTGAAAAAGTTAAAAAGCGGACAGAGATTTAA
- a CDS encoding alpha/beta hydrolase, with protein MKHIFQQGKDPSKPVLLLLHGTGGTETDLLPLAGHIDPEASVLSVRGNVLENGMPRFFRRLAEGVFDEEDLIFRTKELNGFLDEAAQKYKFKRENIVAIGYSNGANIAGSLLFHHENSLRAAILHHPMVPRRGAELPDLSGTSVFIAAGTNDPICPAEESTDLQSLLESAGAKVELHWESFGHQLTMGEVQAAARWYKQI; from the coding sequence ATGAAACATATTTTTCAACAAGGAAAAGATCCTTCTAAACCTGTATTATTGCTGCTTCACGGAACAGGAGGTACAGAAACTGACCTGCTTCCGCTTGCAGGGCATATTGATCCGGAGGCCTCTGTTCTAAGTGTGCGCGGAAATGTGCTGGAAAATGGTATGCCGAGATTTTTCCGCAGACTGGCAGAAGGTGTCTTTGATGAAGAGGATTTGATTTTTCGCACTAAAGAATTAAACGGATTTTTAGATGAAGCTGCACAGAAATACAAATTTAAGCGTGAAAACATAGTGGCAATTGGCTATTCCAATGGAGCTAATATTGCAGGAAGCTTATTATTCCATCATGAAAACTCCTTAAGAGCAGCGATTCTGCACCATCCGATGGTTCCAAGGCGTGGTGCTGAATTGCCTGATCTTAGCGGAACATCAGTATTTATCGCTGCAGGAACCAATGACCCGATTTGTCCCGCAGAAGAATCTACTGATTTACAGTCTTTATTGGAAAGTGCAGGAGCGAAAGTCGAGCTTCACTGGGAAAGTTTTGGACACCAATTAACCATGGGTGAGGTTCAAGCTGCAGCCCGCTGGTATAAACAAATATAA